From Ptychodera flava strain L36383 chromosome 2, AS_Pfla_20210202, whole genome shotgun sequence, the proteins below share one genomic window:
- the LOC139119818 gene encoding uncharacterized protein, translating into MSCDTCAYSNDGECDDGRPGAPYSICDYGTDCSDCDYLLTCDDSCAFSFDGECDDGRPGAPYSICTYGTDCTDCAYLKRRGLNASKSKMAAAKKKAIPEKKSKLSALKKSLKP; encoded by the exons ATGT CTTGCGATACGTGTGCGTACAGCAATGACGGTGAGTGTGATGACGGTAGACCTGGAGCACCGTATTCCATCTGTGACTATGGCACCGACTGCTCAGATTGCGATTACCTATTAA CTTGTGATGATTCGTGTGCCTTCAGCTTTGACGGCGAGTGTGATGATGGTAGGCCTGGAGCGCCGTATTCTATCTGTACCTATGGAACCGACTGCACGGATTGCGCGTACCTAAAAC GACGAGGACTCAATGCCAGCAAAAGCAAGATGGCAGCAGCTAAGAAGAAGGCAATCCCAGAAAAGAAATCTAAGCTAAGCGCCCTGAAGAAATCACTGAAGCCTTAA